The sequence TCTGCACGAAGGGCATATTGGCACCATAGCCTTACAGTCACTGCAAACGCTATGTCCTGTACTACAAATATAAATTGGGGGTATCATAAACTCATTACAAACTGGACATTCTAGTTCTGCAAGCATTTCACTGTCAGgattagcatttttttctttcggAGCAGCAGGGATGACACTATTCTGGATTCCACTTGCAGTGTCATCCTCCTTCAAGCCCATTATTTGAATGAGCTCTTTTTTGTGTTTCTTGACTATACTGACTTTAGCTTGTatctgaaattttaaatatcagttgattaaattaaattaatatggcACAttacttttttaggattttgtaaCATATCGGCAATTTTATCAGTGTCAATTTCCAAAACCTTTTCTGGCCAACTCAAGTTCTCTGCCAAGTTTGCAACTAACTCTAAGCGACTTTTCCTATAAAAAGCAATTCTCTAGTCTATAATTagtaatataagaataataatcTACCTTATTATTAAGGAATTAGTGTTATCCTCATCACTTAGCTCTAACTGATACCTGAAACACTGAGCCTCCAAGTCATTCCCACTCACCATAACACAACACACATACTTAGTGTTGATGTCATGTTTTATGACAACAGTGCAAATTTGATTCcctgtaaaaatattatcataaatctgaaaatattctgttTTACAATGACTGACCTACTGtggtaaaaaatatcaaattttttccttctttGGGCCACTCAAATTTGGGAGGATCCAAGAAAAACTCTTGATGGGTTTTTAAATGGTCATTCAACAAGTTTGAATTTCCATTCCAAGAACAAAACTCATTTGGAAACAATTGCTTGTAGAAAAGTGGACAATTTGTACATTGAAATCtaacataataaacataaaatattgtCACAGCCAGTTTCCTTCAATAGATGAAAGATTTTTAACTCACCTACAAGATTTTTCATGATCAGGCACCTCAACCATCTTAAGAATTTGGTCACAGCCATAATTTTTATTCGTACATGGAAATGTGAGGTTCTTAATCAAATCCTCAAAGGCATGCTGGCGGAGTACAGAACCCTCCAGGTTTGTTGTGACCACAGAGTTACACCTACCACAAATATTGCCAATGTTTGAATTGAATATAATTGGAGGCACATTCAGGTAACGGTTGCATACTGTGCAACATATATCCTCTTCCAAAGAGGTTTTGTCAATGATGGTGAACTCTTCCAAGgctttttctatgttttttatgGGAGTCATTATTGTTGTTTGAAGATTTTGAGTTAATGgaaaatttggatttaatattatatgtaacGTTTTACATAAAATGCTTACTGATGGTATTTCTTTTATGATATAATTCAATCGTAATATgtcaacaaattttaaactaataaagaaaaataaaaataccagaCATCTAACCGACACTGTAACCGCCAAGTCAAACGACTTACGATGACATTGCCTACTGACTAGACTAGAATTTGTAGGTTAGGTACATGTATTTCCtagcaagttaaaaaaaatacattttttgtaactTGTAACCATACTATAgttttttcaaagttattttcGAAATCAAAGAGTTGTTGTCAACTGAATTTTAAGTCTGCAATCTGTATTTTTAAGATAagggaaagtaaataataaacagCTGATACGTCCCTGTCAAAATTGACAGAGTTTCGTCTCTACACAGCAGGCAATGATGTCATCTTAAAAAGCAGAAATCAGAAACATTACGTGTTGCCAGATTTTGCTAAAAATCGTTAactacataattattaaaaaaatatgacgtATTTCTCATCTTGGACACGCGTTgacaatatttatatattcgcataaaaaatcaaacatttttaaatattttacgaaaaaatgtaaaaaagttaatactaaACTTCGAAGTTCGAAAACTACTAACTAACTACAGAAAAAACTACTAAGTGACGTCATAAGTCAATGGTAAATTCTGGTTTTCATACAGAATTactccttaaaatacatttccTTATGTTCATACCTTCATATTACTATTGATATACCAATATTGaactaattattgtattttaacgAGCATTCActgtttatattaaatatataaaaagattcTGCATTTGACATGCTAACTTTGAGTCTAATGGCTGTTCAATCTGTCCTAACCcaaaaaatagcttttaaatCTGGCAACGGTGTAGTCttgaatttttctaaataagttttgtcaaaaaattcaacagccaattaaaaacattaaaatactaaaagacaatttgttgattaaattgtttaatcttccttcttaatttaatttgtcactaataataatttgacTATCCAGGGTTAAAAAATCACGAAACCTGAGGGATTTTCACTAGACCTGGCAACATCGTAGCATTGAAGCTGTTGACAGGGCGCTTTTCAAAATTCACCAGTGGATACATCGGGTTGTACCTGTAGTAACCGAGGCGTTTCAGAATTAACCCGGTACAAAAAACCCCACGTTTTAAAATTAACCGGTGAAATCCGCTGGTTGCGACCGACAAGAGGTATCCGATTAACCAGAGTTTTAAGGTAGAATGTCGGTTAAATATATTCTTCCTAAGATACCTAAcctaattttgtactttttgcggtttagtttttgtaaatttgttgttgttcatttttcattttgatttttggtgaatattttaatttagtaactTTATTTTGATGGCTGAGTGAGAATAGTAGAAGAATAACGTaaaattgtaatataattttttaaattttgcttgttTATAGATACCGACTATAACAGCCTGATTGCAGCAAAAACTAAGACCCTTACAATGGAACcgggtaatttttgtttcttaagcattaaacattattttccaTAGTTggtttgtttgaaaattttaaaatataaacaaacagAAATCGATATTATCAATGCTTCCAATTCTAAGAAAATCAACCGAATCGTTTCCGAATTTAACTAACTCACCGAATTTAACTAACCGTAACTAACTCAGATTGACCGAAAAATGTTTGATTAACTGGTTAATTCAACCGGTGAATTAATTAAGGTTAATTCTGAAAAGTGCCGATACACATGCGCAATGACATTGAATTTGACAGCTGGCATATGCGTATTTAAATTACcggtcatatacagggtgtgccaacaaggtgtacggctaagatagcgccttaactatacgaggtagagcaaaaagttctacagcaaagttgtagggttgacaaaaacctacgaactaaaagtatttttatgtatactgggtgtctcacaaaaaagttactataaattatgatttttttttaaatggtacgccctgtatattatggtactaaaatgtgaggcaaaaagagtactttactttggtataacgtttttaaaatttccatgcggcgttgcaacgtaattaatttttttatgttatttttttcccttttagagggttcgtttaaaaaaatcataattaacttaaaatttattttgcgccTATGAagcttgtaccacagttagtctagggtacctcctctaggctgactatgataatttgtaatttttaaatacagggtgtttttaaagaactttcaaacttgctatttttaattatatatatttttttttaaaaaatcatattttatagtaacttttttgtgacacacccggtatacataaaaatatttttagttcgtaggttttagTCAACCCTAcgactttgctgtagaactttttgctctacctcgtatagttaaggcgctatcttagccgtacaccttgttggcacatcctgtatattatagGTTATATAGGTTTGTATACACTCTATATTATATTTgtctttgaaaaattgaaatttgaagtatatgtattttttatattatatattattgacAAGGTATGTTAACCTATTAATGGAGATATGATTATTTCATATTATCCATATCTTTATTATCCGTATTATCCATAAATTATCAGGTAGTTTTCCTGGACAGACAATTTATAACATCCAAATGAGAAAtgcaatttaatttctttattaatttaaataaggttTAGGTGTAATAAAGaacttaatatatataaaatctgTAATTTACTTATTTAGCATTTGGTTCAAAACTTATCATTTATATGATATTCTTATAAATTTAGTCTTAACTCactttttataggaaaaaacaCTGAATTGTTTAAATGCTTATGTTAAGTTTTACATAGTTAAACTATTCGTGAATTACTTTTCTGAAATGTATATCACAGCAAACAGCTTCTTGAGAAGCTGTTTACTGTGATGTATATCTAGAGAGCTTGTCCGGTTCCCAATGAATCGGTTTTTCACAGTTTATGTTTGACAGATTTacatttagatattttgatttctgACATTTATATCAAGTTATTAGTATTGGATAGTAAAGGGCTGGAACCAGATGGTCTTTCCTCCAGTTTTTTGAGGCAGTTTAACTCCAATTATGAGTTTTTCCTTTTTACTGGAAGACCAGTTACATAACCGCAATTCATAAAAATGGTGATAATTCCCAAGTGATTAAGATGTTTGAAAGTTTTGTCTGGGATGTTATGACTCTCTCTCTTCAGTCACAACTTATCAATGAACAGTTTGTCTTTGTTGCTGGCTGTTCTATGAGATAAAAACTTCTAATGTTAGCTGACTTTGTGACCAGTTCCTGGGAGGAAGGTTTTCAGAGTTGTAGTTGATTGGTAGAACTCTAAGTTGTTTATATCCAAGGCTACCAATGTATAGAGATTCCTGTGCTATCTGTTGTGCCACAAGAGTCACAACCTGTGTTTTTCACTATTTATATTAACATCATCTCTCTATTTTCATGAGTGTTTTGCTGATGACCTGAAAGTAAAATGGCCTGATAAATGTGCTAAGTTACAAGGTGACTTCAATAGGCGCATTGCTTAATGTAATATTAATTCTATggatttaaatgttaaaaaatgtcatTCAATACAAGTCAGTACATTATTGATCCTTCTCACtacataaataacaaaatacttgAATCTGTTTCACATGTAAGAGTCCTGGGTATCACACTTTGTAGCTATTTCAGTCTTATATCTATATCTTATAGCCATATATCTGAAATCACTTTAAATTAAAGTGCCTTCTGAGAAGAAAGAGATGTGAAAACATTTATAGAGATATTTAGAGCACTGACTGCATTTGGCTGCTTTATTGTTCCCTTGTGCATCCTGACTTAGAATATTGTTCATGTGTGTAGTCCTCCCTTCTTACAATTTACATATCCAGAGTATCCAGCAAGTTCAATACAAATTTCATAGGCATATGGCATATAGGATAAATCTTCCTGGGATCAATTTCTATCAACCTTACCAACTATCAAGTCGAGGAGGTTTTACATCTAACAACTCTTAAATTCAAAAGAAATCTGAGAGACATGTCAGTTTTTATGATATTCATTATTACTGTAATTAATTCCTGCAATTATGGGCTATTTCATTGCCATTCATTACCATCAAGACCCGTCAAGCTATTTCCTTTCATAGCCGTGGACATAGAACCAACTACAACTTGTTCCTGAGAAGGACAGCTAGACTGGTGAAACAGCACTCCTCGAATATTGACTATCTATCTATTCTACTTGTGTTTGTTATGCATTAtcaataagaaatatattagccataataaatcCTGTGATGTAAAGACCTCTCTGTGATTAATATGATGTTAAAGTTTTGTCTGTGTAATGTCATCATGTTAAAATGGTTACTATAAATCTCTAAAATCAGtttctcttcttttttaataaaagcttacTACCTACTTAGTTGTTAAGTTGTAAACATATAGAGTTTACTTTATCTTAGGGAAGGCAATTGTTAATTtaactcatttattttttgtaatattgtgctgctaaataaatttatggGAAATGATACGACTATACTATACGTCATATCTCTTTAATTTACACAACTTTTTCACTCATTTCTACTTAATATCACATAATAAAGCCACCCCTCTTAACGTCCAGTGTCTAGGGTTATGATCGGTTTCAAAATCGATACTCCCCACGTATTTTTGGTCTGTTCTTTGCGGTTTTCTATAAATTGGACACTCGTACAGTTTCGGGTCTTTGCCTGCAGTAGTATTAATCGCGTAGATATAAATTACCGGCATTTGCTCATATAAgacctataaaattatacattattatataaaaaaacatagaaacCACGTTCAGTACCTTGGGTTTGCTTTCGATAAGTTTCCCAGTCCTTCTGTCCAGGCCGGCGCCTTCTAAAAATAGTCCATGTACATATACCCCTTCCGGAGGTCCTTCTTTTATGTCCTCTTTGTTGTATTTAGTGACTAAATTTTGCAATACCACTGAATCTAATGCCCAACCTTTGTGCGCCCTTGTGACATCCTGAATTAACcctttttatttacaaaaaaataaacaatttaactCAGTTGCTTACTTGTCTCATAGCAGTTAAGAATCCTTGTGGATTGAAGAAGCCAGTCATCCAGAAAGCGTTTGGCTTTCCGTTGTTACACCAGCTCCTAAATTGGGCATCTCGCTCCAACAGTTCTGTATACCAGAAACCCAGTGTAGCTGATTCCCAAGAAATctaaaaattcatcatattcATTTGGAACCTACAAGTTTTCTACACAACCTTTTGCCATTTCTCTGGAATTCTTGCGTCATACATGGCATCCAGTGAGGTTCTTAGATTTTGACTCATAACTATCGTGCCGTCTATCGCGAGTTTCAAGTCTGATAGAGTGGATTTCACCTCTTTAATCACCCTTTGTATCCTATCAATCTCTTGTCTTAGAAAGATGTTCATGGGCAACAGCGCACCCATCCTTACAAGAGCCTCTTTTACCTCAAAAGAGTTATACAAATTTGGTAGTTTCGCTAGCATGTCTTCTGCGAGGCAGTAAACGACACTTTCTCTCGTTTCACCACCACCGCCACCCCCTTCTTTCGGTTGGACACTTAAAATGGTGTCCAAAATACCTTTTGcagtatttatttgataagtgATGTCAGCGTTTCCATGAAGACCAAACACCTCCGGGGTATCTGTGGCTGGCAAACTGTTAATGTAGTCTATGTAACCGTGAAGATTTCTCGTTTGCGGCACCTTGTAGCTTTTATAAAATTCGAAACCTGGACGCAAGAGGACGTCACAAAACCataccttaaaaagtttttattagggAAAATTTAATAGGAGAGGCCATTTGTAAAGTGATCTAAAGAAGTACATGTAATACGTCAGTACATAAACGCTCGGACTATTCCGCTCAGATCAAAGAAAATATAGATAGTTAACTTGATGTAGTACCTGTGTAAATGTTGTTAGCAACCTCTTGTCAAAGTCATCGGTTACACGTCCTCCATACTGAACCTCGCCCAACATATAACAAACAGTGGGCCAGGATACGCCCTTTTTAGGATCCATATCGTCCAAATGGTTCTGAATAAACTGGACGCTCGCTGCAAAGTCCGCCTGGTTAAACTCATATGGCACGTTCCAGCCTACAACAAGAAATTTGTTCAAAGCCCAtgagtaaattattaaaatttccttCTACCTAATGGTCCGAATTTCCTTCTTTCCTGTACAACTGTATGCAAAAATGCCACCGCGTACAACAATGGGGGCCACTGAGACTGCGTAGAATAGTCCAAGAAGTCTTGAGTGATATTTTGGTAGGTCCTTTTTAAACTCGCTCTTATTCCTGGAAAATTTAAGGGGTAATATTATAGCACTTTCTGCAATATTTGTGATTATTTCaggaatatttaagaaattttcggTGTTACCACAGGGGTTAGAGTTACTTTAAAGGGTTAAGTTAAAGACTGAAAATAGCCGGGTCATTCATTTCATATTCATCGATAATGTGAATTCTATTTATTATACCTTGCGGAGGCTCGTTGGTAAACTTAATGGCCATCTGAAGTAACCCAATTGGAAATTGCTCGTGCACCTCAGTCGTAAGCCAAATCCTAAAAGAATCTTCAATCTCTTCTGCATCCACCAAGAACGCCATCACCTCCGTGGC comes from Anthonomus grandis grandis chromosome 4, icAntGran1.3, whole genome shotgun sequence and encodes:
- the LOC126735388 gene encoding uncharacterized protein LOC126735388 — translated: MTPIKNIEKALEEFTIIDKTSLEEDICCTVCNRYLNVPPIIFNSNIGNICGRCNSVVTTNLEGSVLRQHAFEDLIKNLTFPCTNKNYGCDQILKMVEVPDHEKSCRFQCTNCPLFYKQLFPNEFCSWNGNSNLLNDHLKTHQEFFLDPPKFEWPKEGKNLIFFTTVGNQICTVVIKHDINTKYVCCVMVSGNDLEAQCFRYQLELSDEDNTNSLIIRKSRLELVANLAENLSWPEKVLEIDTDKIADMLQNPKKIQAKVSIVKKHKKELIQIMGLKEDDTASGIQNSVIPAAPKEKNANPDSEMLAELECPVCNEFMIPPIYICSTGHSVCSDCKAMVPICPSCRNTFANGRNFTLEKLTQKVKYPCKNREIGCGFVTTSDKIKKHQNSCELSENPCILKCGWKGLAPGLYNHFRESHRDQIIENNKFIQKDMKNDRTPLHNFLYVMGEMFCFTYRNCGKSAAKFIVQHVGNLKDEPQYKYNITFSPSADAQFPNLSMTLGCETWDPNLPDALNGVRAVNVPGDLLKNYMFQNRVYHVKVHITKI